Proteins found in one Nitrospirota bacterium genomic segment:
- a CDS encoding aminopeptidase P family protein yields the protein MKIQEAILMIASSEADSNIYYATGFLAPDPFIFIQIGNEKILIMSDLEVDRAKLQANVTTVLSYSFYEEAAKNAGVDEPKTTDVLHHFFKEREVNKIIVPEYFGIKQALLLQEKNYDIEVKGNPFFEERALKNNEELGYLIDVLRHSERAVEKAIRFIRETDIRNGYLYHEGKQVTSEDIKRLMSAYLLDNDIIAQHTIVSCGLDTASPHTEGTGYLKANVPIIIDLFPRSLKTRYYADITRTVVKGNASQEIKDMYEAVLQAQKIAMSMLKDGVNGQDVHNAILEHFNGLGYESGEKDGKMQGFFHGTGHGVGLDIHEPPSISKRKDVLHTGNVVTVEPGLYYPDIGGVRLEDMVLIKNDGVINLTNYPKILEI from the coding sequence ATGAAAATACAAGAGGCAATATTAATGATAGCGTCCAGTGAGGCAGATTCCAATATTTACTATGCAACAGGATTTCTTGCACCTGACCCTTTTATCTTTATTCAGATAGGAAATGAAAAGATATTAATTATGAGCGACCTTGAGGTTGACAGGGCTAAATTACAAGCAAATGTTACGACAGTTCTTTCATATAGTTTTTATGAAGAGGCAGCAAAGAATGCGGGTGTGGATGAGCCTAAGACAACAGATGTATTGCATCACTTTTTTAAGGAAAGAGAGGTTAATAAAATTATTGTCCCGGAGTATTTTGGAATAAAGCAAGCTCTTCTCTTGCAGGAAAAGAACTATGATATTGAGGTAAAAGGCAACCCATTCTTCGAAGAAAGGGCACTAAAAAATAATGAAGAGCTTGGATATTTAATTGATGTACTTCGTCATTCTGAGAGGGCAGTGGAAAAGGCAATCAGATTTATAAGAGAGACAGATATAAGGAACGGTTATCTATATCATGAAGGGAAGCAGGTTACATCTGAGGATATTAAGAGATTGATGTCTGCATATCTATTGGACAATGATATCATTGCACAGCATACCATTGTCTCCTGCGGCTTAGATACAGCATCGCCTCATACAGAAGGTACCGGTTATCTGAAAGCTAATGTTCCAATTATAATAGATCTGTTTCCACGCTCTTTGAAAACCCGGTATTATGCAGATATTACAAGGACAGTTGTGAAGGGGAATGCATCGCAGGAAATAAAGGATATGTATGAAGCGGTCTTGCAGGCTCAGAAGATTGCTATGTCAATGTTAAAAGATGGTGTTAATGGACAGGATGTTCACAATGCCATACTTGAGCATTTTAATGGACTTGGTTATGAGAGCGGGGAGAAGGATGGTAAGATGCAGGGTTTCTTTCATGGGACAGGGCATGGTGTCGGTCTTGACATACATGAACCTCCAAGTATAAGTAAAAGGAAGGATGTGTTGCATACAGGGAATGTTGTAACAGTTGAGCCTGGGCTATATTATCCTGACATCGGCGGGGTCAGGTTAGAGGATATGGTTTTAATAAAGAACGACGGTGTAATTAATCTTACAAATTATCCTAAGATACTTGAGATTTAA
- a CDS encoding C40 family peptidase, with product MAKIVYLTISFLLLFVFSTNVNAQKHKVKTGETLYDIAKDNGVSVKDIKNTNKLHTSRIHPGDVIAIPGKAALKTKDKQNTLAKATIKKTTKSNDVTEVKAADDYNPYIVESGENLYRIASRFGISVKEIKKINNLKGNAIKVGQKLLVPVVEHEEELPDTADESVKETDVAAADSVEEFQNEDENALNNVLARNNIDALTEDSDSSNWFSLIDKAMDYIGVPYRFGGSSLKGIDCSAFVQTVYKYFSIDLPRTAREQFKAGVRVSKKEQLRIGDLIFFRTYAKYPSHVGIYVGEGKMIHASSRNKKVTISSINEPYYIRRYIGAVRLPENLPNMNVEDLKSFAN from the coding sequence GTGGCAAAGATAGTATATTTAACAATCAGTTTTCTTTTGTTGTTTGTCTTTTCAACTAATGTCAATGCACAAAAACATAAAGTTAAAACAGGAGAAACCCTTTATGATATAGCAAAAGATAATGGTGTTTCCGTAAAAGACATAAAAAATACTAATAAATTACATACTTCAAGAATCCATCCGGGGGATGTTATTGCGATACCAGGTAAAGCGGCACTCAAGACAAAAGATAAGCAAAACACATTAGCTAAAGCAACTATCAAAAAAACAACAAAATCAAATGATGTTACAGAAGTTAAAGCGGCTGATGATTATAATCCTTATATAGTTGAAAGTGGAGAAAATCTTTATAGAATAGCGTCAAGATTCGGGATTTCAGTTAAGGAAATCAAAAAAATAAATAACTTAAAAGGTAATGCAATTAAAGTCGGGCAAAAGTTACTTGTACCTGTAGTTGAACACGAAGAGGAGCTTCCTGATACTGCGGATGAATCTGTTAAGGAAACAGATGTTGCTGCTGCTGATAGTGTTGAAGAGTTTCAGAATGAAGATGAAAATGCACTAAATAATGTTTTAGCCCGGAATAATATTGACGCATTAACGGAAGATAGTGATTCCTCAAATTGGTTTTCTTTGATTGATAAAGCCATGGACTATATTGGAGTCCCTTACAGGTTCGGAGGGAGCAGTTTAAAAGGTATTGATTGCTCCGCTTTTGTTCAGACTGTTTACAAATACTTCAGCATTGACCTTCCAAGAACTGCAAGAGAACAATTCAAGGCCGGTGTAAGGGTCTCGAAAAAGGAACAGCTTAGGATAGGAGACCTGATATTTTTCAGGACTTATGCAAAGTATCCGTCTCATGTCGGTATCTATGTCGGGGAAGGAAAGATGATTCATGCATCATCCAGGAACAAAAAGGTTACTATCTCAAGTATAAATGAACCATACTACATCAGAAGATATATCGGGGCTGTCCGTCTCCCGGAAAACCTGCCTAATATGAATGTAGAAGATCTTAAATCATTTGCCAATTAA
- a CDS encoding DEAD/DEAH box helicase family protein, whose translation MNNPKILDNSILQFQLKTYLTELLTSNKYTEFSVATGYWDLPGVLELLLAIEVFLGTNMLSEIRFLIGEEPKVRVNQLDTSFPEKYIKEDLKDLPFKPEYQHAARFLSAHLDSGRIKVKLYKRSFLHAKCYIVGSEKENAIGIIGSSNFTRSGLLGNTELNDVESDHRIVNYVPKGDTQDPSHRSWFDKLWHDEMNVDWNRQFKMEILGLSKFGDLTYSPYEMYIRILYEIYGEDIEIEEKLKADPRFESRVNLTLFQEESHRKVMSKLTNDKIGMCLVGDSVGLGKSFIARKVIEEFGYYMRKNVVVVCPASLREDWINHLKEITVNGPVYSITEFSLDDSFMDIKRDLLQRKHNSKSDNAVDLLVIDESHNLKTQGSKSFQNLLQLITDKDYCSSLPKVLMLSATPVNNGIKDLANQILLAKGGNEKFFAHFGIPNLLSLFGSTQREFKLRDSEEIFACLYPILNKIMVKRTKHQVKKDFPDALLNGEPIIFPEERLENVLYELDSKDVRKAISERLRAIENSNKPLYDFFTSELSESDEEREEKQGIMEFFKYKDTDKRKKVYQTEFESIFHFIDMAIKGLRLIPYSYLTEKRVKTEEEEIQANARKSLTGVMKVSMFKSFDSSVYTFKKRIDKYESYLSNFEQLFFGHNKIVKPVIIQKAMARHQDEPDEDVLDLIFDEIDKFNEREQEKKRHDNAYRVQNPYIEINHDDYKIDDVNKFIQQDKEILTLIKSVLGDIKTDTKLNRLKERLKTLKGNKVLIFSYFATTIDYLKQELDKAFLSEIDIAEDKIEFLKSKTSKNKQAIVQRFSPKAQRHEPVNGLINGEPELQILCSTDVLSEGQNLQDCGIIINYDLHWNPVKMIQRNGRINRLGSTFKEIFIYNFRPEAQLDKFLQLMKKLQEKIKVIGYSVGIDSSVLGEQITEKQFGLIDSIYSGSRERQDQAMEELERENDLAFDEAFENDLREFMRKASDEEKENIRNLNFNKYCGIPALKGDDKMIAFNVGKGEFDFIRTDGNKVAKESNQLMALRQIRSFDTERRIERLSFEDKLALEKKAMEIFESDRAYQTTIEDIDLESFTGVKQSGGATSLARYKDELLRLLQGNIDRYSTDNVNRIKSLLTSRNLSVDNRIRSYLRKYDNQVSIDLLDTLAILSANMIKNEAPQEAPEPVLWFGYHALEAGKE comes from the coding sequence ATGAATAACCCAAAAATTCTTGATAATTCAATCTTACAGTTTCAACTCAAGACTTATCTGACAGAACTGCTTACCTCTAATAAATACACTGAATTCTCCGTAGCCACCGGTTACTGGGATTTGCCTGGAGTATTGGAACTATTGCTGGCAATTGAGGTATTCCTCGGTACAAATATGTTATCAGAGATCAGATTCCTTATAGGAGAGGAACCAAAGGTCAGGGTCAACCAGTTAGATACTTCATTTCCTGAGAAATACATTAAAGAAGACCTTAAAGACCTTCCATTCAAGCCTGAATATCAACATGCAGCAAGATTTTTATCTGCCCATCTGGACTCAGGAAGGATAAAGGTGAAACTTTATAAAAGGAGTTTTCTTCATGCCAAATGTTACATAGTCGGCTCTGAAAAAGAAAATGCAATCGGCATCATTGGCAGCTCCAATTTTACCCGAAGCGGTTTGCTTGGCAATACAGAGTTGAACGACGTTGAATCTGACCACAGAATAGTAAATTACGTCCCTAAGGGGGACACACAGGATCCGAGTCACCGAAGCTGGTTTGATAAACTCTGGCATGATGAAATGAATGTTGATTGGAACCGGCAGTTCAAAATGGAAATTCTTGGACTGAGCAAATTTGGTGACCTGACATACTCCCCGTATGAGATGTATATCAGGATTCTTTATGAGATTTATGGAGAAGATATAGAGATAGAAGAAAAGCTCAAAGCAGACCCAAGATTTGAGAGCAGGGTCAATCTGACTCTTTTTCAGGAAGAAAGCCATAGGAAGGTTATGTCAAAACTGACGAACGATAAAATAGGCATGTGTCTTGTAGGTGACAGTGTAGGGTTGGGCAAGTCATTTATTGCACGCAAAGTTATTGAGGAGTTCGGCTATTATATGAGAAAGAACGTAGTAGTAGTCTGTCCTGCATCTCTAAGGGAAGATTGGATTAATCACCTCAAGGAGATAACAGTCAATGGTCCTGTTTATTCAATTACGGAGTTTTCTCTGGATGATAGTTTCATGGATATAAAAAGAGACCTCCTGCAAAGGAAACACAATTCAAAAAGTGATAATGCTGTTGATCTGCTTGTAATAGATGAGAGCCACAACCTAAAAACGCAGGGGAGCAAGTCGTTTCAAAACCTGCTTCAACTCATCACTGATAAAGACTATTGCAGCTCACTGCCTAAAGTTCTCATGCTCTCTGCAACGCCTGTCAATAACGGCATAAAGGACCTTGCAAATCAGATACTTCTTGCAAAGGGTGGAAATGAGAAATTCTTTGCCCATTTCGGTATACCGAACCTATTATCCCTTTTTGGTTCCACTCAGCGGGAATTCAAACTCAGGGACTCTGAGGAAATATTTGCATGCCTTTACCCTATCCTCAATAAGATTATGGTAAAGAGGACAAAACATCAGGTAAAAAAAGACTTCCCTGATGCACTGCTTAATGGTGAGCCGATTATTTTCCCCGAGGAAAGGCTTGAGAATGTCTTATATGAATTGGATAGCAAAGACGTGAGGAAGGCCATTAGTGAAAGGTTGAGGGCTATTGAAAACTCAAACAAGCCCCTCTACGACTTTTTTACCAGTGAGCTGTCTGAAAGTGATGAAGAGAGGGAAGAAAAACAGGGCATTATGGAATTCTTCAAATATAAGGATACTGATAAAAGGAAAAAGGTATACCAGACGGAGTTTGAGTCCATCTTCCATTTCATTGACATGGCAATTAAGGGCTTGAGATTGATTCCATATAGTTATCTGACTGAGAAGCGCGTAAAGACAGAAGAAGAGGAAATACAGGCAAATGCGAGGAAGAGCCTTACTGGCGTTATGAAAGTAAGCATGTTCAAGTCCTTTGACTCATCTGTTTACACATTCAAAAAGAGGATAGATAAGTATGAGTCTTATCTATCCAATTTTGAGCAGTTATTTTTCGGGCATAATAAGATCGTAAAACCGGTGATAATACAGAAGGCGATGGCGAGGCATCAGGACGAACCCGATGAGGATGTGCTTGATTTAATATTTGATGAGATAGATAAGTTTAACGAAAGAGAACAGGAAAAGAAAAGGCACGACAATGCCTATCGTGTCCAGAATCCATACATAGAAATAAATCATGACGATTACAAGATTGACGATGTCAATAAATTTATTCAGCAGGATAAAGAGATCCTCACCCTGATTAAGAGTGTTTTGGGGGATATTAAGACAGACACAAAACTCAATAGGTTGAAAGAACGTTTGAAGACTTTGAAAGGCAACAAGGTGCTTATTTTTTCATACTTCGCAACCACCATTGATTATCTGAAACAGGAATTGGATAAAGCCTTCCTTTCAGAAATAGATATTGCCGAAGACAAAATTGAATTTTTGAAAAGCAAGACAAGCAAAAACAAGCAGGCAATAGTCCAGCGGTTTTCTCCAAAGGCCCAGCGACATGAGCCGGTAAATGGACTTATTAATGGAGAACCTGAGTTGCAGATACTATGCAGCACCGATGTCTTAAGCGAAGGGCAGAACTTACAGGACTGCGGGATAATTATTAATTATGACCTTCACTGGAACCCGGTAAAAATGATACAGAGGAATGGAAGGATCAACCGCCTCGGGTCAACCTTCAAAGAGATATTTATATATAACTTCCGTCCTGAGGCCCAGCTTGATAAGTTTCTGCAGCTCATGAAGAAATTGCAGGAGAAGATCAAGGTTATCGGATATAGTGTAGGGATTGACAGCAGTGTACTGGGAGAGCAGATAACTGAAAAACAATTCGGCCTGATTGACAGTATCTATTCCGGCAGCAGGGAAAGACAGGATCAGGCAATGGAAGAGTTGGAACGTGAAAACGACCTTGCCTTTGACGAGGCATTTGAAAACGACCTCAGGGAGTTTATGAGAAAGGCATCTGACGAAGAAAAGGAAAACATCAGAAATCTTAACTTCAACAAATACTGTGGAATCCCTGCCTTAAAGGGTGATGACAAGATGATTGCGTTTAATGTGGGGAAAGGGGAATTTGATTTCATCAGGACTGACGGGAATAAAGTTGCAAAGGAATCCAATCAACTGATGGCATTACGGCAGATCAGGAGTTTTGACACGGAGCGTAGAATTGAAAGATTGTCGTTTGAAGATAAACTTGCATTGGAAAAGAAAGCAATGGAGATTTTTGAATCGGATAGGGCATACCAGACTACAATAGAAGATATTGATCTTGAATCATTTACAGGTGTTAAACAATCAGGGGGCGCCACATCACTGGCTCGATACAAAGATGAACTGCTCAGACTATTACAGGGAAACATTGACCGTTATTCAACAGATAATGTTAACAGGATAAAGAGCCTGCTGACCTCAAGAAATTTGTCTGTAGATAATAGAATACGGTCATATCTCAGGAAATATGATAATCAAGTCTCTATTGATTTGCTGGATACCCTTGCAATCCTGAGTGCTAATATGATTAAAAATGAAGCACCACAGGAAGCACCTGAGCCTGTTCTGTGGTTTGGCTATCATGCACTTGAGGCAGGAAAAGAATGA
- a CDS encoding N-6 DNA methylase, with the protein MNIKEIVSSANKLPYKELCTALIDRFAVQQPVKWESVLPYAEQHSLFGGEILRLISDHPTLANQKEIRPVCVMRGELSQLLFFYIQLKDEKLSRTIIERISRKFVGGAAADRYIIWFFGNNNADALKIVISGKEVKKIRLKTLTLEAGHWFKTYDYILGEIERRFTPPSPPPLIRGGDRGGDFKEPSGLYKAVWEAFDISIVNKRFYAEIKGVFDALTKEELPKCKGVLTDEKERVQFAIRLIGRIIFCWFLKRKDIISEDVLSSKAVQSTPNYYHSLLEPLFFDVLNTPRNERRKELPDLIKDYPFLNGGLFEPQRQDCKDNWSLYIPNDWFDGFFSNTLEKYNFTVDENTAASAEIAIDPEMLGRIFENLLAEQNPETGESARKATGSYYTPREIVDFMVEESLIAYLKDNSENIKIIPSPLAGEGKGEGEFNNAVEDFVHTAELPDALKPHSKELLEKLNTVKVLDPACGSGAFPISMLQKLVALKQQLSSDVGDNKLYDIKLKTIENSIYGVDIQPMATELSRLRCWLSLIVDEDTKEIKPLPNLDFKFVTANSLIDLGYDEFIHKVETGAIGRLFLTNFINKLNELRLVRQKYFYTVANEKENNPPIPPLVKGSKVFIPSPLTGVGKGGGEVRGFSSEKDKLKKEFNTIKDALFKMSMELITHGFIDLEFANKINKWNPFDDSEAAPFFSSEWMFGIPSPSHFVKGAPLTIPSPLAGEGRGKGGFDIVIGNPPYGAYIDNETIKQLVKLYSYYDRQKNSASFFIEVASRLIKKNAVVTYIVPKSLSFSEGWNKTRQLISSTNTLHIVIDASKAFENVLLEAIIISFINKKSNNYFFSCGESWGNAINVTGISNSDIIKELDILPVYITSERLHILRKSAQSSVLLSSISITSRGLPLQSKISQKGDPILRGKNIGKYRIYGEVDRVSLLPDILQSKKVKEITQRKIVSQNIVAHVLNPYDHIIIMSSLDTEGTLSLDTVMNTVLTTEQFAYEYILALLNSQFASWFYYWFVYNRAVRTMHFDKYYLGKLPIKKIDLSSQQPFITLVDQILAAKQQPPFIPPLIRGKEDCYLFAKGGNKEADTSALEQQIDEMVYKLYDLTPEEIAIVEGRG; encoded by the coding sequence ATGAATATTAAAGAAATCGTAAGCAGCGCAAATAAGTTACCGTATAAGGAACTATGCACAGCCTTGATTGATCGCTTTGCAGTGCAACAGCCGGTCAAGTGGGAGAGTGTCCTCCCTTATGCTGAACAGCATAGCCTGTTCGGCGGAGAGATATTACGGTTGATCTCAGACCACCCTACTCTTGCAAACCAGAAAGAAATAAGACCCGTTTGTGTGATGAGAGGTGAACTTTCACAACTCCTTTTTTTCTATATACAGCTCAAAGACGAAAAACTTTCCAGGACCATTATTGAAAGAATAAGCAGAAAGTTTGTCGGCGGAGCCGCCGCTGACAGGTACATTATCTGGTTTTTCGGAAACAATAATGCCGATGCCCTGAAAATTGTCATATCAGGCAAAGAGGTTAAAAAAATACGGTTAAAGACTCTCACCTTAGAGGCAGGACATTGGTTCAAGACGTATGATTATATCCTCGGCGAGATTGAAAGGAGATTCACACCCCCTTCACCCCCCCCCTTGATAAGGGGGGGAGACAGGGGGGGGGATTTTAAAGAGCCGTCCGGCCTCTATAAGGCTGTCTGGGAAGCCTTTGATATTTCCATTGTCAACAAGAGGTTCTATGCAGAGATTAAAGGGGTGTTTGATGCACTGACCAAAGAAGAACTGCCCAAATGTAAAGGCGTACTAACGGATGAAAAAGAGAGGGTTCAGTTTGCTATACGACTTATTGGCAGAATCATCTTCTGCTGGTTTTTAAAGCGGAAGGACATCATTTCTGAGGACGTCTTATCCTCAAAAGCAGTGCAGTCAACACCCAACTATTACCACAGTCTCCTTGAACCACTGTTTTTTGATGTACTTAATACACCTCGTAATGAGAGAAGAAAAGAACTCCCGGATTTAATCAAGGATTATCCGTTCCTGAACGGCGGTTTGTTTGAGCCTCAGAGACAAGACTGTAAAGACAATTGGTCATTGTATATTCCAAATGACTGGTTTGATGGATTCTTCAGCAACACCCTTGAAAAATACAACTTTACTGTAGATGAAAATACAGCGGCAAGCGCTGAAATAGCCATTGATCCGGAGATGCTGGGTAGGATATTTGAGAACCTATTGGCCGAACAAAACCCTGAAACAGGAGAATCAGCTCGGAAGGCAACAGGCTCTTATTATACACCGAGAGAGATTGTGGACTTCATGGTGGAAGAAAGCCTGATCGCGTATTTAAAGGATAATTCAGAGAACATCAAAATTATCCCCTCTCCCCTTGCGGGAGAGGGCAAGGGTGAGGGGGAATTTAATAATGCCGTCGAGGACTTCGTTCACACTGCCGAACTCCCTGACGCACTGAAACCTCACAGCAAAGAACTTCTTGAAAAGCTGAACACTGTAAAAGTCCTTGACCCTGCCTGCGGCTCAGGGGCATTTCCAATAAGCATGCTACAAAAACTCGTTGCATTAAAACAGCAATTGTCTTCTGATGTAGGGGATAATAAACTCTATGATATAAAGCTGAAAACGATTGAGAACTCTATCTATGGCGTTGATATTCAACCTATGGCAACAGAGTTAAGCCGCCTGAGGTGCTGGCTGTCTTTGATAGTTGACGAAGACACAAAGGAGATCAAGCCGCTCCCGAATCTTGACTTTAAATTCGTTACTGCAAATTCACTGATAGATCTTGGATATGATGAGTTTATCCATAAGGTTGAGACAGGAGCAATCGGCAGATTATTTCTGACCAATTTTATTAACAAACTAAATGAATTGCGCCTCGTCCGGCAGAAATATTTTTATACAGTTGCCAATGAAAAAGAAAACAATCCTCCCATCCCCCCTTTAGTAAAGGGGAGTAAAGTTTTTATCCCCTCCCCCTTGACGGGGGTGGGTAAGGGCGGGGGTGAGGTACGAGGATTTTCGAGTGAAAAAGACAAACTTAAAAAAGAGTTCAATACCATTAAAGATGCCTTATTCAAGATGTCCATGGAGCTTATAACTCATGGGTTCATAGATTTAGAGTTTGCCAATAAGATCAATAAATGGAACCCCTTTGACGACTCTGAAGCAGCGCCGTTTTTTAGCTCAGAGTGGATGTTCGGCATCCCTTCACCTTCCCACTTTGTAAAAGGGGCACCTCTAACAATTCCCTCTCCCCTTGCGGGAGAGGGCAGGGGTAAGGGGGGCTTTGACATAGTAATAGGAAACCCACCGTATGGGGCATATATTGACAATGAGACCATTAAGCAACTTGTTAAATTGTACTCCTATTATGACAGACAAAAAAATTCAGCTTCGTTTTTTATAGAGGTAGCTTCAAGATTAATTAAGAAGAATGCAGTTGTTACATATATCGTACCCAAATCTTTATCTTTTTCAGAAGGATGGAATAAGACAAGACAGCTCATATCCTCAACCAATACGCTGCATATTGTAATTGATGCCAGCAAAGCTTTTGAGAATGTTCTCTTAGAAGCCATCATCATTTCTTTCATCAATAAAAAAAGCAATAATTACTTTTTTAGTTGTGGTGAAAGTTGGGGCAATGCTATAAATGTAACCGGTATTTCAAACAGTGACATAATAAAAGAACTTGATATATTGCCTGTTTATATAACGTCTGAGCGTTTGCATATATTACGAAAAAGTGCTCAATCAAGCGTCTTGTTGTCTTCAATATCTATCACATCCAGAGGTCTACCTTTGCAAAGCAAGATATCTCAAAAAGGGGATCCTATACTTCGTGGAAAGAATATTGGCAAGTACCGTATATATGGAGAGGTAGACAGGGTTTCTTTATTGCCTGATATTCTGCAATCAAAAAAAGTCAAAGAAATAACGCAGAGGAAAATTGTTTCTCAAAACATTGTAGCTCATGTTCTTAATCCCTATGACCATATAATCATAATGTCATCACTAGACACAGAAGGTACGCTGTCACTGGATACTGTTATGAATACTGTTTTGACCACTGAGCAATTTGCTTATGAGTACATCCTTGCTTTGTTAAATTCGCAATTTGCTTCGTGGTTTTATTATTGGTTTGTTTACAACAGAGCAGTAAGAACAATGCATTTTGATAAGTATTATTTGGGGAAACTGCCGATCAAGAAAATTGATTTGTCTTCACAGCAGCCCTTCATCACCCTTGTTGATCAAATCCTTGCTGCCAAGCAACAACCCCCTTTTATTCCCCCTTTGATAAGGGGGAAGGAGGATTGTTATCTCTTTGCCAAAGGGGGTAATAAAGAAGCCGACACCTCCGCCCTTGAGCAACAGATTGACGAGATGGTCTATAAACTCTACGAC
- a CDS encoding PilZ domain-containing protein, with protein sequence MGDRRKNKREIISPHLKVVIPETDQSFGAFVTNISSGGIEVYADQSLEPKQEVKLHLSFETDPKSGKNEVVNGEIRWVKVSGPRFLIGISFKNVNSTDHPVLSEFLDFVGN encoded by the coding sequence ATGGGCGATAGAAGAAAAAACAAGAGAGAAATAATTTCCCCGCATTTAAAAGTGGTAATACCTGAAACGGACCAATCATTCGGCGCATTTGTTACCAATATAAGCAGCGGGGGGATTGAAGTATATGCTGACCAGAGCTTAGAACCCAAACAAGAGGTGAAGTTACATCTGTCTTTTGAGACTGACCCGAAAAGCGGTAAAAATGAGGTTGTAAACGGTGAGATAAGATGGGTAAAGGTTTCTGGACCAAGATTCCTTATAGGTATATCCTTTAAAAATGTTAACTCCACCGACCACCCCGTTCTCTCTGAATTCTTAGATTTTGTTGGAAATTAA